Genomic window (Alnus glutinosa chromosome 9, dhAlnGlut1.1, whole genome shotgun sequence):
AAAGGAGAATACCTATTATTAATGCTCTTTTAGGgcaattttttgtttctttctctttttttatttttaagtgtcATGTATGACATAAATGAGaaaattgttttgatttttttttaatgctttttgtattttagattatttattaattttttttttaaacaaaagacagaagaagaaaaaaactttatCAATAGGGGAGGGAGAAACCTAGTCCTTTTGAAGCAATAGGGAGTTGAATGATTAGATTATgacatacaaaaaaaattttgagaaatgatagaggtattaaatttttttattaaaatatgggTAATTAGATGATTTGAAGCTTATTTATTGGTATCcgaagaatttattttttattaattattttaattatctttAATGAATAAGTTCTATATCATTTTAGTACCCATatcttagtaaaagatttatTACCTCTagcatttatcaaaaaaattaattttatgttcAGAAGATAAATCGTCTACTTGCATGAAATGAGATAGTTATTTAGAAagcaacaatcatttctctgcaatatatatgatttatatatgatatatgatatacCCATATAAGGGTTGATGTCATCTACATATTAAGGAATCACTTGTCTCTTGATTTGTTTGCTCATcttttatttaatgataattgatGTAAATAGTATATAATTCGTCCAAAGAAATTTGAGTTGCACTATTTTTACAATTGTTTTGTAAACAAACATATTAGAGAGAgtctattttcttattctttgccCATAATTTTGGAAATTTAACTAGCTATGGTAAATGGGTTGGTAAATAAGGAAAAtgtttggtattagagcttttAGTACAATTCTTTACAAATTCGCATAATTCATATTTTAGTGGTTGATTAAGTATTACATAGACTGCCATATTAATTTGTAAACGTAATAAATATCATATGAAATGTCGCGTGAcagttaatattttattacctgacaagattaaaaaaatatcattagaATATACTATTAACTccattatttctattttctctcttagtacaaagacacaccattcattatataTGGATGTAGAAATAATACCTTCCCTCACATAAATGATAATGATTGAATtttgttaacatttttcttcttctttcataaTTGGCTATGGATGAATTCTCAATAATATAGCCTGGTAGGATGGAGTTGGTTCCAGGGCAAGAGAGATTTATGGGTTCAGTGATGTCTACGGCAGCATTGTTGGGATTTCCATGAacacaatattatattattaggGTTCATGCACTTAGGTTTTTTAATTCTCTTATAAAGAACCCTCGACCTCTCCTTTTAAGATGGACATGATCGACCACATGGGTCcatgcatgtatatattcttgtatatagtaataaaaaataggcAGCACTTCACTGTCTAAAAGGTCTGAAGTAATTAGTGGGGATGATTCCATAGAATACAATCGAGGAGCTAgaagcaattttttatttattttttaaccaaaTATAAATTGATTTAATTCCAATCAAACCTAAATAGTCAATATtctatcaagaaaaataaatcaagccTAATTAATATGAAAAATCCTATATTCCAACATTTATAACGAAacattttcttacaaattgacgtagtactatatatatattagtcacTTAAATGTGAATTGTTTCATGATCGATAGTCAATCTATATgtggtatttaccatatttaaaaattgatatgATAGTCTAGATAGCATTTATCACGTCAACTATTAAAATATGGACTACCCCGTGAATTTATAAGAAgttgtagtaaaaattgtagtactcaaaatattttttattatgttatggctaagaaaggaaaaacagaaaaagaaaaagggtgcggtgtatatatatatatatatgaaaaatgtttggtttccaTCTTTTGTTCATCTATTGTCTATCCCCATATGATATAGcataaaagagatggaaaaattaaccattaattcattaatggtgaatttgcaaaagagatAGATAAGAGATTAATTAGtaccaactcttttttttttttttaatttaatttatattgtgacagataaaaaaaaaattaaaaaaaaaaaactttgatgAATAgcataatgaaaataaaacttcCCTATTTATACAGTAAAACTTCTCTTACTGTGCAAGTGTGCAACTCCTCATGGAATCGTTGCCCTCCTCCCTGTGAATCCTTAGGGGTTAGGTTAGTAATTCTGCTGCCTAGAATTGTTGATAGTTGCTCTACGAATTTATTCTCATAATTATTATATGTTTAACCCAATGGATACGCTTGTTTGAGATTATAATTAAGTGCGccaaaaaagctttaaaaacgTCAATGACACACCCCAAAGTAAACAAATAAATTCCCCTCAATcactttataaattatttttaattcaaaattcaattattaattCATTTCAGATCTAACGCTAATTTTAATATCACATAAAAAAGTATGTATTTGGGAGCGTAGATAATTAAACCAATATATCATCCACCTGAATTATGAAAAATGGGTTGCTTCCGTGGAGGTGATGGTGTAAAATTTCTTGTAAAATTCCTCAATTTACCTTCTTGTCAACATTCAAAATGACAAAGATCAATCGTCATGTTTTTTCCTAAGCAGCTCTAAAGTCGTACTTGGCTCCATGCAATGTGGAGGGGAcgagtcttatatatatatatatatattaaatttgttattGCAAATAACAATGCATGCACATTGTACCTAGTCCGAGAGAAAAATAGTTGAAAAAGACaactttttatttcaatttcacaattttgttagggttttctattaaatcgatcttatcagaattttcaaaatatttttatttttttaaaaaaaaaaatcaaatattcaggcataagtatttttacaaattgtgttaaattttgaccaacatctaaatccttacaatttttcattttttttttctaaaacaaattaatgaggagtattttaataattttgacacccatccgttaggatttaacggattattgaaattgaaaaaaaaaaaattgaaagattgatacattaaattgacgttttttaaaatttaaaaatatggttacaaaagtaatgaaatattGAGGGTGATAAGTAAATTTTGACTTTCCATTAGTACTCTATCTAgggtagggttggcaatttttgacacgacccgcgaacccgacacgaacacgacacgaaaaaaccgagtttgggtttgttataatcgggttcgggtcataatcgggttgacccgattataatcgtgtttggcgggtcaacccgcgggttgacccgccaacccgattatgacccgattgcACGGGTTGACCCGATAACACGattacccgccaacacgattataacccgattacccgggttgacccgccaacacgattataacccgattaaaaaaaaaattgaaggttgaaacatgtgaaaacagtgaaattgatgtcgtgtcgggtaaacgggtgacacgttttTAGTCgggtttgtcgggtcgtgttcgggttacccgattattaatcgggttgtgttcgggtcacgtgtcacaacccgattaataatcgggtcgggttcgggttgacacgtttatataatcgggtcagtcgggttgacccgaacccgacccgtgaacccgaattgccaacttCTAGGGTTCTCCATGCATAGACAACTTCTTTGAGGTTCTTCAGCACTTCCTCGATCACTTTCATAATTACCAGTGTTGACCTTTTCACAACCGAAGAATACTCATTTCCATCTAAATGTATGTGGTTTTGGATTAAGATTGAATGGATTGTGACTGCCTTACCTTAACTTAATTTGGTAAAAGCTTTCTATTTATAGAATATTCAGTTTCCAATTAATTATAACGATGTACCGATcgagtgtatatatatgtgcacTGTGCTTATCTTGTTCTTCGTTTGCGACTTTGTTTTTCAATGGCCAATACCAAACTAAGATGCATATTTTTCTTGCTAGCCGTATGTTATGTGATGAGTGATAGATTTGTTGGTGGAAAGGAGTTTGTTAAGCATAAAGGAACTGTTAAAACTATTGAGGTCATAATGAATATTAATTACagctttcttaattttattttgattttgattttagataatctccttctctcttctttttctttttggtggctatatatttttgaaaaattttcagGCTTTCTTGCTTATTTATGGTCTAGTAAAATCTTTGCAGGGTAAGAATGGAGATGTAATAGACTGTGTAGATATCTATCAACAACCTGCTTTCGACCATCCATTGCTCAAGAATCATACTATACAggtttctttattgtttttcctAACTTCGTTTATGTTTTAGACTATGTAGTTGCTTTATTATTATCTCGATCAGTCGTTAATATATTGATAACatggttaaattttttttataatttttacagtttttcttcttttcggGTGGGCTGTCATTCATATGATGGTGCATGTTATATCGAtgcacaaaaaaaagaaaaaaagaaagaaaggaaaacaaaaacctaTATATGATTGAATCTTGCTTATACATACTAAAAGAAAGATGGGAGGGTTTAAGCTTTAGTGAAAAAAGAAGGTTAATTACCTCCAATagcttcaaagttcaaactctTCCTTTCAAACGCATGCATGAATCATTTTGGATATCAAAATTGATCATTAATATGAAATGCTTTAGAAATTTTGGGTTTGGCTTTTTATTGTGGCAATTGAAGAATAAGAGACTAATTAATTATAGCAATTTGTTGGTGGTTAATAATAAGATGGAACCCCATTCCCGTTCCATTCCAAATGTAACAAATGGAGAATTTTCTGATGCCGAGCTGTTTCAAGATTTGCATGAGAATGAGCATTGCCCCGAAGGAACAATCCCAATTATTAGACATGCACGAGAGGATGAATATTATCCACACGGTGCTATATCCGCAGCTGCACGTAATCAAAAGAAGCTTAATATCCGCGTTGATTTAGATGCTAAAGGTCATGAGGTATATCATATATTATCAAATGACTGTTTTTTGATCGaattagatttcttttttcccctttttacatatgaattatattaatttgaaattaGTACGCTGGAGTTGGACTAAGTGGTGGCAAGTACTATGGAGCACGTGCATTTCTTAACGTATGGAAACCTGCGACATTAGGTAATGGGGATCTTAGCTTTGCTCAAGTAGGGGTTCAAGCAGGTCCTCCAGACCGACTAAACTACATTCAAGCTGGATGgatggtaattaattaagtttaaccaaatatatatagtcCTTCTTGGAAACATAAATGTgaattaattaagtttaataattatatttcatGGTGTTCCAGGTTAATTCGCGAGACAATGAACCGAGGGTATTCTTATATTGGACTGTAAGTTGGCTTATTAATTTCCTTCCTTAAATTAGCACATCATGCATGTTTGTCAAAGAAGAGATCGATCGTCTCCAGTCAAATTAAATCGCTGatcaaaactatatatatatatatatatatatctctgtGTGTACGTGTGTGATTTTAAGAGTGATGGAAACAAAAAAACTGGGTGCTACAATCTCAACTGTCCTGGTTTCGTGCAAGTAACCAATAAAATTGGACTTGGTGCTGCCTTAAAGCCTCCATCAACCTACAAGGGGACACAATTCTCGATACCGATAGCCGTATACCAGGTATATATTATGCACATGTCTATTTCCTGACATTAATTTCTCTTTACATATTTCTCACTACATGCATTCTCCAACTTATGTGCTTCAGTTTAGAGGAAATTGGTGGCTACAAGTGAATGAAATAATGCTTGGATACTTGCCTAGCCATATCTTCACTGATTTAAGAACCAGTGCAACTGCAGTTAGCTGGGGTGGACAGGTTTTCGACGCAGGGAAAATGGGTCATCACACATCAACTCAAATGGGGAGTGGACATTTTGCGAGTGAAGGCTTTGGAAAAGCAAGTTATTTTACACATGTTGAATACAAACATGAAACAGGATACTTCTTGGCCGCCGAAGGACTGCGACAATATGTAACAAAACCAACGTGCTATAGTTTAAATCTAATACCGAAAAAGAGTCAAGACTTTGGAATCTATTTCTATTATGGGGGTCCTGGGTTTTCAGCAACATGTCCGTAGaagaaagggaagaagaaaaattgataGATTGGTACTAATAAGCCACATATTGGCCGGAGGGATCAAAATTCATGTCCTGTAAATGCTATCACCACGTACAACCTCTATTGttcaatatttatattttcaataatattctTTGTAAGCTGAAATTTGGTAATTCCATAAGTTTATGTGCATATACCCAAATGTCAAATGAAGGTGATCAAAGGTCATAAGCAcgtaaaaatgacaaaaacaaaatctcCACATTAATGTACTCACAGTAAAATGTTCGAGATCAACTAGTTGAAGATTATGCAAATGTTGGGCCGAAAATTAATGTgaccattaatttcttttttcaaattgtgatttttaattttctttggttacaagttattttatttcatactAAAAAGGGAATATTCTAGTACAAACACTACTTTAAACATGGCACACTTGAAGTTTAAACACCCATCAAACGAAACTCTCTAAAATAATTGACACAAGGAAGTATGTCTTTGATATTCATCTACGGTGCATGTTGTGAAACCCTAGAAAGTTAATGTCACAATCTGagaaaaatactaacaacataTGCGCCAAAATTATAATTCGAACTCCttgaaatcacttataaagtccaatctcatatattaattaagatatTAATGTACGACTTAACACCtatgaaatattttaataatcCACCTACCCAATGTTGGAATAATTTATAAGGTGTCACAATCTGCCCCACTCAAATCTTTGACGTCATTGACAGAGTTCACATCATGATACAGTGTCCCATGTTTCTAGGTTGCTTCGATATCGTTTGTCACGACTCCAAAAAAAACGTTAATCACGTCTACACAATAATTCTAAAAGAACTAATTAAAGTTAGATTGCATGTGACGACCCATCATCTAAGGGGTTTATTAATAGTAGATAACCTGCAATGTAATACCCCAGTAAAGAATTAGGGTTAAGAGTACCCTAATTATATATAGCATACGATGTTTAGAGTTGGTATTAGTTGTAGGAagcgacttttttttttctttttttttaaaaaaattttgggttTCACAGAACGTTCAGTGAGGAAAACCAAACAATCAATGCAACCCTCATCATGAACGTTCTACTCGAGAGTCGAACATTCAATGAAGTTATAAGTGATTAATTTTGGATGTCCCTAACCTTCAAAGCGTGCATGGTACATCTTTAAATGGGTATTTATGACCTCACTACTAAAAACTAGGGCTATACAGTCAATTCATTTCCGGCGCAAAAATGACAATATCGACGATTATTTGCATCCCAATGCCTTGAATTGGGTGGAAGATAGCCTCTCCCTAAATTACGATAGGATAGAGTTGGTTGTGGCCAAAATACATGTGCCGAGACTAGTAATTTTGGTCTGGCTCTTAAATGTCGGCGCCAAGTTAGGTATGGTTTTAGTGGGCACTTAGTACAGCGTCAGCGTCGGGGTTTCATATGTTTATCAGCGCTGAAAACCCGACGTGTCTCATTTCGCCGGACAAAATACTTTCAAGAAAAGAATCCTTAAGTGCGAAGAGGGCGTCGAAGCTgcagaaaagaagaagtagCACTAGTAACAGCACATAAGCCGAATTCGTTTGTAACACTATAGATTGATAGAATGGTACTAATAACACTATCAATACAGCAGCTACACCTACTTCAGAAACCACACATGCAACAGTAGTCACCCAAAATCATGCACAGCCAGCAGCTACAATCCCTCCAGGAATCACGCATGACAGCAACAACCCTTCTCCTCATTTTTAGCTTACACAACCTAGCTCTTGTCTCACCAACAGCAGCTGTATAGCCACACTAACACCTGACAGCAGAGGCTAGAAATTACTCCATTCTTCTTTTAGTTCTTTACATTGTATTCCTCGTTTGTAAAGTGCCTCTGATGTTTTCCTTCTACATTGTATCACACTAATCAGTGTTGTAAcctttgtacaaaagttgtaatCTCTTGTCATTATAAATACATAGTATACTCCTCTATTTTGGCATGCTTCCAAAAATAGAGAATTTCCAAACTtcagaattcttcaaactctCTTTACTCTCAACTCTTCTAACTTGATATCAGAGCTCTTTGGCTCATCCCCTCTTTTGACCCTAGCCACTTTGAAATCATCCCTTTGAAGTGGCCGCTGATAACTCTACTCCTGCAACCTCTGCAACTTTTGTTTCCCAAACATTACACCTTTGGTGTCCTTGAAACTTGATGGTCCAAACTTCATAAGTTGGACCACACAATTCCTTCCAGCTCTACGAACCCGTGAACTCTTGGGTATCTTTGATGGCACTAAGCCTTGTCCCTCAGAATTCATCCTTGATGATGAGGGCAAACCAACATCAGTTCGCAACCCAAATTTTCTGGTTTGGCAAAAGAAAGACCCAGTTTATACGGCTTGGATCAATGCTACTCTCACTCAGAGAATCATTTCTGCCGTCTATGGAATGAACACAGCCCGCCAGGTTTGGTCCTATCTCTCCAACCGATTTACTCCAAACTCCCGCACACAGATTTCCCACCTCAAGAGACAACTTTAGACTCTTGATCAAGGATCTCAACGTTGTTCTGACTACCTTCTTACTGCCAAAGGCTTGGCTAACCAACTTGCTGCAGTCGGCAAAGGCGTAGAGGATGAAGACCTTATTTCCTATGTAGTTGGAGGCCTTAACCCTTCTTACCATCCCTTCATTACCACACTCAGCTTTGTTACTCGAGATAGCCCAATTTCATTTGATGCCTTTCAAATGGAATTACTAAACTATGAACAACTCTTGAATGCCTCTCAGAAAACTATCAAACCTGAAGGTGGACAACTTGCCTTCTTTACACAAAAGCAGAACCACAGCAGCAGCTCTCCAGAAAGCCCAAGTTTCAGCAAGGCTATAGGCAACCTTCTCACCCCTTTCAGCAGTACTCATCATCTCAGCAGCAAGCTCCACCTCAGAGACCAAGTTTTCCCACCAATATACAATCGGGTAAAACCACAAATCCTTCCTCTTCTTTTGTGTCTCCTAATCGTCCTCCTTGTCAAATTTGTGGGAAGAACAATCATCAAGCTTTGGATTGCTACCATCGGATGGACTTTGCTTATCAAGGTTGCCATCCACCCTTTTAACTTGCAACGATGGCAGCAGTTACACAGAGTACAACTAAATCGGAGCAGCCTTGGTATCTTGACAATGGTGCTAACCATCACATCACCCTGGACATTGAGAATCTCACCTTGCAGCAATCGTATCAAGGGACTGAAACTGTGACAGTGGGCAATGGAGGTGGTCTGCAAATAGCCAACACTGGTTCTTAACTACTCTCCTCTTCCAACACTCCTTTTtgtcttaaaaatattttacattgcCCACATGCCTCATCTAATTTACTGTCAATACAAAAATTTTGTAAAGATAACCATTGTTATTTTATTCTGACCGCCACTTGTTTTCTCATCAAGGATATATTGACCAAGGAAATCCTCCTGCAAGGGCCGAGTGATGCAGGTCTTTATCCCATCTACCTCAAGCAGCTACAATCCAACCATGTCAAGTCCAAAGCTGcatttttatcttcaacagcctTTCTTTCACGCTTTTTTGCATTCCTAGGAATAACAGGACCTCTTGATGTCTAGCATTCTCGACTTGGACACCCAGCAGAATCTATCATCAATCGACTTTTACAACAATCTCTTTTGCCATACACTGGGTCTGTAAAACGTACCAAACTTTGTGAGTCATGTCAAGTGTCCAAAAGTACAAAATTGCCCTTTTTGAGTTCTAACCGAGTGTCCACACATCCTCTTGACTTAGTTTACTCAGATGTGTGGACCTCTCATGTTGTATCAATTGGTGGCTGTAAATTTTATGTAGTTTTCATTGATGACTATTCTCGATTCTCATGGATGTTTCCTTTGCGTCAAAAATCTGAAGTACTCACATGTTTTgtcaaatttaaaaacttagtTGAGAACTTCTTTTATtgtaaaatcaaacaaatccaAACCGATAATGGGGGAGAATATGTCTCAGCTGCCTTTCAACACTTCACTACCACTCATGGCATCTTGCATAGACTTACATGCCCTTACACTTCTGAACAAAATGGAGTTTCTGAAAGAAAACATCGCCACATCACTGAAACCGGCCTCTCTCTTCTTGCTCAATCTGGCATCTCTTCCTCTTATTGGGTGGATGCCTTTTTAACTACCACCTATTTAATCAATCGGATGCCAACTACCGTTTTGGAGAATGTTTCTCCTTTCtttaaactttttcaaaaacatccTGATTATTCTCTCCTCAAGACCTTTGGTTGTGTTTGCTATCCTTTACTATGTCCTTACATGTCTCATAAGCTGAATTTTAGGAGCAAAAAGTGTGTCTTCATTGGCTATAGCAGCAACCAAAATGGTTACAAGTGCCTTGATCTTCAAACCAACCGTGTCTACATctctaaacatgtgttgttCGATGAAACTCAATTCCCAGCAAAGGATCTTCTTGCATCATCTTACCCTACAATGGATGCTCCTTCCGGGTCTGCACTTCCTATAACCTTAGGTACCTTTTCTTCCCTTCTTCTCTCTTCAACTTTTCTCATCACTGTTCTTGATCACACAGTTCCCGCTTCTCCTCTTAGTGATCCTCCATCTTTGGTCCCTACCTCAGCATCTCTTTCACCATCCTCGGACTGCCCCTCCTAATTCCACCTCAATTTCTGCTGAACCAACCACTTCTCCTATTCCTTCCTCTTCTCCACCACAGCAACCTCGGATGCTCACCCGATCTCAAACCAACTCTTCCACACCTAAAATGTTTCCTGACTATCACATGTACTCTGCCACCAAATACCCCTTTCAAGCCCTCACATCTATTAGTCTTCCTGTAGAACCCCCAGACTTACAATCAAGCTATGAAACACCCATGTTGGTTAGATGCTATGCAAGCTGGGTATGATGCTCTCATCTCCAATAAAACTTGGACCTTGTGTCCTAGATCATCTAATCGGAAGGTAGTGAGAAATAAGTGGGTTTTTAAACTTAAACAAAAATCCGATGGCACCATTGATCGGTATAAAGCCCGACTTGTTACTAAGGGCTTTGATCAAGAAGGGGGAATTGACTTTCATGACACATTCAGTCCGGTTATCAAACCAGCCTTTAGCCTTGGCCGTTCACTTTGGATGGTTTATTCATCAATTGGACATCTCCAATGCCTTTTTGCATGGACTTCTTGAAGAGGAAGTGTTCATGGAACAACCAAAAGGGTTTGAAGATCCTGCTTTTCCAGACCATGTGTGTAGACTCCACAAGTCtctttatggtttaaaacaAGTCCCAAGGGCTTGGTTTATGCGGCTTTCTCAAGCCTTATTAGATCTTGGTTTTGAAAGTTCTGATGTAGATGTCTCTCTATTCCATTTTCATTGTTCTTCAATGACCATCTTTGTTCTCATATATGTTGACGATGTACTTGTTACTAGCAATTCGTGTCCTGCCATTTCTCATCTGATTTGTAGGCTACAATGTGAATTTGCTGTGAAAGACTTGGGCCCTTTATCCTACTTCCTCGGCATTCAAGCTACCCGGGGTTCACAAGACTTATTCTTGTCTCAGACCAGGTATATTACAGATTTGCT
Coding sequences:
- the LOC133877662 gene encoding protein neprosin-like, which gives rise to MEPHSRSIPNVTNGEFSDAELFQDLHENEHCPEGTIPIIRHAREDEYYPHGAISAAARNQKKLNIRVDLDAKGHEYAGVGLSGGKYYGARAFLNVWKPATLGNGDLSFAQVGVQAGPPDRLNYIQAGWMVNSRDNEPRVFLYWTSDGNKKTGCYNLNCPGFVQVTNKIGLGAALKPPSTYKGTQFSIPIAVYQFRGNWWLQVNEIMLGYLPSHIFTDLRTSATAVSWGGQVFDAGKMGHHTSTQMGSGHFASEGFGKASYFTHVEYKHETGYFLAAEGLRQYQHVRRRKGRRKIDRLVLISHILAGGIKIHVL